From Rhopalosiphum padi isolate XX-2018 chromosome 2, ASM2088224v1, whole genome shotgun sequence:
gcatttataaaaataattaaaatttagaattataattaaaaatattatttaatgagaaaaatgcaactaaaaaacataatcaatttaattaaatctattatacatattttattttcgtaaaattacttttattttcgtCTTATAGAAGTTGAGTTTGTTTCCTCCTTGGAGTATCTGCGCGTCACCAATCACCGTCAATTGAGGTTATAAACAAAtccactattattttttctttcctTGATTCTTTCACTGAAAAGTTCTGTTCGCGTTACTTCATTTAGTTACATTAacatctttttatattttataatccggTAAAATGCCACCTAAAGgtgaaaaaaaaggtaattatatacatatttttatattattattgttgtattaaagctgcactaaatattttgtatgaaaattTGATGATCCATTTTGTGCCGTCACTATAAGCACATGGCCTGTCACTAAAATCCATTCTCGGTtaattgcattatataatattaaataaattcattcagAATGTTCATCGCATGCTTATAGAAATCCCAAATCTCATTGATGTACTATacacatttttgttataatttaaagttgatCGATGCATTTGTGGCAGCGATTAATGTCTAACTAATTTCAATTTTCTTATACAAATACTCAATTTTCTATTGTCTCGTGTGCTACTTACACTTcaaggtattaaattatttttgtttgatttctaCAATTTATTGTGAACTTcaggtataattataaatcagaaaggtttaattattttctgattacagaaataaaaattattttctacacaatgcattttaattttattacatttattcatgATGACTACATTAACattgaaataacaaaaatatacaaatagattggaattatatgtatatacttagtAATGTTCTGTTTCTTAAATAGTTAAGTTACATGTAATTTTCCAATATAACCATGCTTGAgcctgaaaaataatatactaaatttaagATAAGATACTAGTTGAACTATTGTTacattaaagatttaaaaataagtaatttgagTATCAATTTGAATCATTTCTATATTGATCTTTTAAGAAATTACTTGTGCGATATACCATTAAATTGTACCAACTTCATATCGATTaggttgtttttgaaaattttgttttaaaaaaagatatatatatatatataccaggaAGTTATAGACCTAGAAAAAGCATCTTTATCATGCAAcagttataatcaaatataaacatactaCTTATTGCGTGCTTTGAATAACTACCTAGGAGCTAttgtaattatacttaaaatcaaatcaaagttaatttcatttttataattttcagtttaactttaaaaaatttaaaggtatattaattataggtatttttatatatatatatttttatttttaatttgttggaattagtaattacactaggaataattgtatttttaatctaaacctattgaattatattgttaatataattgtcaTGTATACTTctctaaacatttaattttatttatagtttgatttattacataaattagttataacttacaagtaaattgttttaataatatataactattttgtattcaaaaaacaaaatctgACTAAACTATGCATAATTAATACTCAATCGATGtatgaaattatgtaataagaaaatattttagaagaAATTTGGTTTGGtagttatacctatttaattttaatgtcgaCTAtgcttaaatatgttttatttcatagttaattaatttataccacCTAAtcctgtataaatgtattaataatattcttttacgGTGCTAAATAATTATCTGATTTTctctaattttgttatttatttcagcTAAACCCGCTGCTTCAGGCAGTGGTGGTGGAGATAAGAAACCATCAGGTAGTGAAAAGAAGCCTGCAGCTGCTTCATCTGAAAAGAAACCAGAAAAGAAGCAACCAGCACCAGCTCCTTTACTTGATACTAAAAAGCCCGCTGAAAAGAAATCTGCAGACAAGAAACCTGCAGCTGATAAAAAACCAGCTCCTGAAAAGAAATCTGCCCCCGAAAAGAAACCAGCTCCTGAAAAGAAAGCTGCCCCTGAAAAGAAAGCACCAGCTGAAAAGAAACCCGCAGATAAAAAATCTGCACCAGCAGCTGCTGAGAAAAAACCCGCTGATAAGAAGAAGGATGAATCCAAATCCAAGGCTGAATCTTCCAAGAAAGCTGATCAATCTAAACAGGGTAAGAGTGCAGACAAAGGTACCAAACGACCATCCACTGAAACTGAAAAGCCTGGACCTGCTCCTAAGAAATCTACAGCTAGCAAAGCTACTGATAGCAAATCAAAGAAGGAGCCAGAAAAGGCCAAAAAGGAAGCAACCAAGAAGAAGGCTGCTGATGCACCAAAATCTGCCCCAGCAGCTAAGAAAGCGGCAGTTGACCCAGCTGCTCCTAAAGCACCTAAAAAAACTGTAGCCAAAAAGGACAAGCCCAAGTCAGCAGCTAAATCTAAAACAGGAGATAAGAAAGAAACCAAAGCTGCTGATAAAACCAAGAAACCACTTAAAGGTAAATCGGCTGcagctaaaaaattaattaaaggaGCTGCTGCCGCTGCCGCTGCTAAGCTCAGAAAAGAAAAGAAAGCTGATAGTGCCAAGGGTGTTAAAGGAGTTAAGGTTGGATCAAAACGTGATGCTGTAAAGAAAGCGTTGAAGTCTAAAATTagggtaaatttaaatttaacataataactaatattataatgagaaACTATTGGAGGAtgtttgtatacaatttgttttctCTTTAATCCATGTACCACAAAGCAAATTGAAGTtcagaaaaacaaattttatgttAGCttagaaaacattatattaacctTAAAGTTACAAAAAATTATCAGTGCTTAGTTCAGTTTTTAAGTAAAAGTTTACTTataaagtattacaatttaaatttatatatattttataaaaatattttaaacatgataatgtataaacatatacgcaattaacttaaatatttaagctaacAGTAGAAGATTGGTTCTTCTGATCATATATTTGTCATGTTGTGGTACATGAGTCGGAGGGAGATAACAAATGGTGCAATGGCATCTTCTTATATCAATATggtcattaataaaattttcttttaattttcagaCTCTGAAAGGACCCCATGGTACTAGAATTCGCAAGATCAGGTATTCTGTCCATTTCCGTCGTCCCAAGACTTTCCAACCTCCGAGGAACCCAAAATACCCAAGGAAATCTGTTCCCAAGAGAAATAGGTAACTacataaatttgttaattatttgtgttttattgcttaaatatatatacttaatataatctaatacaTATGATTCAATTAGGATGGATGCTTTCAATATAATCAAATTCCCCTTGACAACTGAATCtgcaatgaaaaaaattgaagacaACAACACCTTAGTCTTTATTGTACATTTACGTGCCAATAAGCACCATGTAAAAGCTGCAGTTAAGAAGATGTACGATATCAATGTGGCCAAAGTCAATACTTTGATCAGGTAATTTAGAAAGTATACAGGGATATAGTTTttacattagtttttatattatttatttattacatatttagagGTTGTATGATGATTTAATGAGAATCTctcagaaaaattaaaattatcttgtGATTGATACAATTATGAACtgataatttctaaatatacttatattacttaAGCGATATATTAAGTACTAATTCATATGATGACTTATTGAGAATCTCTCagatattcaaaataatgtgATTGACATTTATGTCTGTctgatgtaaaaatattaattaggtattatatacaaaaaaaaaaaaatcataagtaATTAACATAAATGATGACTTTGAGAATATcggatattatttgtaataaatgtttgaaaaaattgtgCTGATAGTTTTTGATCGAAGATATGTTGTTGATAATTAGTATTTACCTTTTTACTATtacactaattactaattagttattaccttattactattatattaatgaattaattgtgtataatattcaaggtattttgtttataaaataatttagtataagttGTTATATGATGACTTAATGAGAATCTCtcagatattaaaaatcatatgatTGACAGATATTTGtctgataatatattttgaattcaataatttaatttgatatttaaatactttttatgtaaattattgttttaattaaatgatgaaTTTGAGAATATCAGATATTACTTGTAATATATGATTGAACATTTGTTctgatagtttttataaatatatagcttGAGAATATTATGGAGTTAAAGATGCTATTGAGAAATTACTGTCCTTAGTTAATTTGTGTATTCACCATCAACTATTATTTCTTTTTCAGGCCCGACGGTAAAAAGAAGGCGTATGTACGATTAGCACGGGATTATGATGCATTGGATGTTGCGAACAAAATTGGTATCATATAAACGCCTGATTGTttcatatttacttttattttaataaaataaaaaaaaaactaaaaaatccaAATCTGTATTCTTTTTTTTGCATTTCAATGTTAGTAGatttcacattttaatattactaaaaaattctTTGGTTCCATAGCAACTTgctaatagtatataatattatattatacagcgtTGTCGGTCCTTATCACAAATTCTGtggtttaatataaaagtatatgccAAGTTAGACGGCTTTAATAGTGGTGGTTATGACGGGAGGAACTACGATCTTGATGCTGCTTGTCCGAGTTTCGTGGCTCGCGGCGGCGAAGTACGGTACGTTTCTGTTGTCCGGCTCCAACCTCGAGTGGCCGTCGGTTACCGAGGAGAGCAGCGACATACTGTACGGCCGGTACGAACCGCGCAAGATCCTCGTGCACGGGTTCCAAATGGACGACGAACGCGCCTACGTGGCCATGCCCAGGTTCACGAAGTCCGGGGTGCCGTGGTCGCTGGGCGTTTTCCGGTTGGACGTGTCCGACTTCGAGCCGGACATCCGGCCGTATCCCGATTACGGGAATTACGGGTCGTGCGGCGGCGGTCGCACGTGCATAGTGAACGTGGTCGACGTGTACATCGAGACGGGCGTGCTGTGGGCGCTGGACACGGGCACCACCAACGTGCTATGGAAGCCGTTGCGCCTGGGACCGGCGCAGCTGATCGCCGTCAACCTGACCACGGACGCGGTGACCGGGGCCACCGACCTGTCGGCCGTCACGTGGCCGGACAGCGTGCTCGAGCACGTGGTGGCGGCGCGCACGTCGTGCGGTCGGCTGCATGTTTACGTGTCGGACGTGGCCCGGCACAAGATCATCGTGTACGACGCGGACGCGGGCAAGTTGCACACGATACAGCTGCCCGAGACCATACCGGTGGACAGCCACCGGCGCGCCGTTCTGTACCTGGCGCCCGTCACCGTGGCCGGCCGCGCTTACGTGTACTTCACGTACCGGCACAGCGGCTACATGTTCGCGCTGGACGCGTGGTCGCAGGAGAGCGTGGCCCACGGCGCCGTGTCCGAGGTGGGCGTCAAGCCGGTGGGCATGCTCGTGCTGGGCTCGGACCGGGGCACCAACGTCTACTTCCGGACTGCCGGCGGCGGCACCGACGTGTGGGCGTGGGACGTGAACCGGCCGCTGGAAGTGCGCAGCTTCGTGCTCGTCCACCGCAGTTACCTGTACCTGACGCCGACCGCCGTGGTGGCCGGCTGGCGGAACGCCGTGTGGACGGTCGAGTCCAACTACGACGAGTACACAGCCGGCAACGTCGACTGC
This genomic window contains:
- the LOC132919938 gene encoding histone H1-I; translation: MPPKGEKKAKPAASGSGGGDKKPSGSEKKPAAASSEKKPEKKQPAPAPLLDTKKPAEKKSADKKPAADKKPAPEKKSAPEKKPAPEKKAAPEKKAPAEKKPADKKSAPAAAEKKPADKKKDESKSKAESSKKADQSKQGKSADKGTKRPSTETEKPGPAPKKSTASKATDSKSKKEPEKAKKEATKKKAADAPKSAPAAKKAAVDPAAPKAPKKTVAKKDKPKSAAKSKTGDKKETKAADKTKKPLKGKSAAAKKLIKGAAAAAAAKLRKEKKADSAKGVKGVKVGSKRDAVKKALKSKIRTLKGPHGTRIRKIRYSVHFRRPKTFQPPRNPKYPRKSVPKRNRMDAFNIIKFPLTTESAMKKIEDNNTLVFIVHLRANKHHVKAAVKKMYDINVAKVNTLIRPDGKKKAYVRLARDYDALDVANKIGII